In Anopheles bellator chromosome 2, idAnoBellAS_SP24_06.2, whole genome shotgun sequence, the genomic stretch AGAAACCCTTAGTTCCTTCGTTCTCTGTGCAACCGGACATCAACCAGACATCAAGCccttcgatcggatcggccgaTCCTCCGTCGGTGTGCCGTAGGATTCTTTACCGAGTATGTTTAGTAAGGCGCGCGCCtggcgatgggaaactgtaCATTTGACTCAGTTCAGTTCGTGTACCAGTGCACCAACTCAATCAAGATACCCGGggtcccgggaccggaagtaGTAAAAGTAACCCTCGCCGTTCATAGTGTGCGATCGTTTGAATCCCCACAGACAAAAAACCTACAATGAAATAATATAGCATACGTAAAGTAGTCCGCGTGGAGTGTAGTACTAGGATGACGCTCTGGCGCCATCCTCCCTTTCCGGTAGCCTGTCCTTCCCAAAAGTCGGTGCTGCTCGCGCGGAGCCGCATCCGTCGCATGCAGCAACCGCACGACATCTTTCCATAGAGCATTACTATACAATTAAGAGAAAACGTACAGTTACCTTGTAAAGTAACCATCATTGTATTGTGTGAAGTGTTTTACGGCGATCGTTaaaacgatcgtttcgtttgtgttATACAGCCAGCCTGTGTTTTGCGTTCCTGAAAACGGTTTTCCCCCGATCGATAGGTTCGTCGACGTTGTTACTTGTGAAGGTGGAGGTGAATTAAAAACATTCAAGCGCAAACCAAACTATGCTCTAGCGGGGAACGCGGCGATCACTGACTATCGGCTGCAACAGCCGGAACATGTTGAGTGTTTGATCTTTCcgctagaaaaaaaaaacaacaaataacaatGGTACCAAGCTACCATGCAACAATACAAGAATATTACACAAAACATCATCGCAAAACCTGAGCCAGTCAAATGGTTCAGCTAGTTGTAGGGTTACGTTGTTGTAGGAACAGGCTGTAGCAGGCCCATAACCAATTGTAGTCCGTACCGGCATTAGGCCAAAGCGGGTACCCCgttgaataataataacgataacAAATAATCTGCTGGATGTAACGGTACACTTATAGCAAAACCTGTATATTCCTTACACTGTGCAATactttagcaaaaaaaaaaaaaccacgccGTATGTACTATCTGTCAGAGAGTCTGATCGGTGATCGTTTCGCCACAAAccgagaagcgaagcgaataCCAAACATATAAATAATGGAGCGCCCTGTGGAGGAGCCACAGTTTCAATAATGTTCGAAACCGTCTCGTTGTAATAATCGCATCATAATCAAATCATCGTAACTGTGCTTAACTTAAGGGCTGAAGGACCGAGCGGGGCCGAGCGAGCCGAAGAGGTGTACAAGACccttagcagcagcagcagcaggaaggcAAACTCACTCGTTCAATAAACTTACGGTATATTGCATTCTACAGTTACGCATTCCTAATTGGCCGGAGTGGCCGCCCGGAAGGGGCTGATACAAATTCCGCGTGTAATGCGATGCGTGTGTAGACTCACTTACTCAGCCCGAAGGACGTGAcaaaacccccaaaaaccaatcCAATAAAAATGCGTATATTTAAACCTGTTGAACTGAACCAACCAAACTGCAGTGGCagagttatttatttaccacCCTAAACCTGCCTCCCTTTGACATCCGTTCGAAAGAGAACCCCACCGAAGCTACCCTAGCAATGTGCCTACACTAACCGCTACTACCGCGATCCGGTTCGGGACTTCGTTTCTACAAGCTGCGTATCATGAGATGAGACTAATAAAGCGAAGCcagccgaacgaacggcacGCCGTTGCGTTAATCCTTTGCGCCGGCACCTAATGAACTAGTGGAGCAGTgattattgcatctattgtCGTTTGGCCTGACGCTGGGTGCGATTTGCGAAAGAAGCTCGATATGCTCGATCCGTTGACCGCGCTACTAAAGCTACAGCTAGCGGCTAATGTAACCTTTCGCTGCTAATATGCTAACCATCTCGCTGGCTCAACTACCATTTCCTAACACTCCGTTTGGTGTGCACCCGTTTGCCCCCGGGTCAGGGTTACTGAACGCgggttaatattttaaaacacatATTGGTAATGCTGATGCTGCCCTCGGTGATGGCGAGATGGTACAGGGTACGGTTAATACTTGGGCCACTCAAACACCCGTCCCGACGCGAGAATATCACAACCATTAGCTTTTGAAGACGAAGGCTACGAGGGCTACTTCCGCCGCACCCCGCTGTACTCGGAGGTTTTGGCCGTTCGTCGGTTTTTGCCCGGAAATCCACGGGCGTACGGTGGTTTGGAGTTCGTCGTCACGTAGTACACACCACGGGCCCTGCAAAAAGGATAGCATGGACACCCGTCAGTTACCTGTGGTCCTGTTCCCAAACTGTTCGGTACTTACGCTTTCGTGACGTGCTCCCCCATAAGGACGTAATCGGAATCCTTCGGTTCACACCAGCCGAGAAGGTACGAGATGAGCGTTGGACAAGGTCCCGCCCAAAACCCGCGCTCACTGTTGATGGACTCGATGAAGTACGGTGTCACCTTCGTGTGATCGCAGGCGAGGGTCTCTGTGGGAGCGAAACAAGGATTCAATTCGCGTTCGCCCGCCCCGTCCTCCCGTACGGAAACTTACGAAAAATGGTCGAACTAGCGCATCCGGGCTGACTGGTGCCTCCGTTAACGTAGAAGTCGGCGTGACCACCCGGATTCCACTGGCCCAGGATGCCGGCACCCGTGTGGATTATGTCCACAAAGTGCGCATCGGAAGGATCGAGATCGCGGGAGTTATTGGAGCCCCCGTAGAAGAAGATGGTCGGATCGAGGCCGGTGATACGGCCCAGTTTTCCTTCACCCGGCCCCAGATAGTTCGCTACCAGCCCGGCAATGTGCGCTCCGACACTGTACCCGATCAGGTGCAGATCGTCGGGTGGAACTCCACGTGGATGCTGCGCAATGTACCGAACGAGTTGCGATACGCAGAGACTGCCGAACCGTGGGGCCCACTCGATCTGACTGAGGCACGGCTCGGTCACGGCCGTTCCGTAGtccacgatgatgatgttgtagTTGCCGCGCGTAAAGTACGCCTTGCGCATGTCCGGGCTCGGCGACAGATTGCGTCCACCGCCGAACCCGTGGATGACGATCTTCACCGGGTGTGTCGGGTTCCAGTGCGTGTAGTAGAGCGATTCCGGGTCCAGGACGTCAATCAGCTCGGGGTTCTGTTGCGTTCGGCGCGTATAGAGATAGAACTTGATCCTCGGGTGAGGACACCGGTACGGTTTCTCGAGGCACGAGGTCGTATTGAACACGTTGTTGGTCTCCTTTTTCTGCGCTGCTGGTTGACAAAAATGGAACGTAAAGTAATACGTATCTTGGTGGCGATTCGCATCAACAACCGCAGCCTGTCGCCTAGACCACAATTAAACATCCATTTTTCTGAAGCCAGTAATTGACCCACATCGCGCGGGCACGCCTTACGCAATGCTGGGAAGCGAAAAGAGCACAACATGGGTAATGCATTCCACATCAAGCTGGGCCAAGGCTTGGCGGAACCGTAGAGTCATCTAACTGGCTGACTGGTTGGCTGGTTAATTTTGAGCCCCCGTGATAGCCATTGTGCGACATCATGCTTCGCATATTTACCACCGGTTTCATTTCGTGTCCTAGACCTGCCCGGTATGATGCAATGAGTTGCCTTCCATAGTGCCCTAATTGTGTAAGGGCTCAGCGAAGGAGCACCTGGCAAGGCAAGATTTTCGTGTTGGACTACCAAGGCAAACCAAAAGCCTACGAGAACCGCACGTGACAGCCGCATATcaaattccattttccaccccaaaagCCACATTCTCGTTACCTTCGCCACGCTGTAATTGGAAAGTGGCTGGTCGAGTGGTCAATCCTTGCTCCGGCTACTCCACTTTCAGGGACGAGCTAACGAAACCGATGGCCTCTCTATCGCTCAGAGCACTAGGCCGTTCGATCACCTCAGAATGTTTGCCCGCGGGTCGTGAGTGGCCGCCACGCACGTCATTTCAAGGGAAAAACTTGaggctgtgttttttttcgttcgaatgTTTCGCCTCTTCGATCCGATTGCCAacctgctggctggcgtctAATTCCGGCTGACCTTTCGCGAAACTGAACGCCGGGCGAGAGATGAATGCGTAATTACCTCACGTGGGTTTCATGATCGATCGGTTGTCGTCCACAGGGCTGCGTGAGGGCTTTTAAATGCTTCAACGAACGGAAGTAAAAGGTTTCACTTTGGCCATCATAAAGTGCCCATAAAATGGCTGGCGAATCGTTTCTCCCCTCGAAACAACAACGATCTGCTTGTAGTTGGCAGTTCACTCCGAAGAGGGCACCCTTTCGACACCTCGAGGCATCGTTCAAGCGGCACAAAAATAATATCGCGGCGTTCGTAGGAAACCATGGCGATAGAGTAACAAATGCAAAGCCGACTTTGTTCGCGGTTCGTGCAGTTTCGTGTTCGCGCAGGCGGTTCCTATCGCAGCCGGTCATCACCGATTATGGCACCGGGCATTACGGCATCCTGCGGCCAC encodes the following:
- the LOC131209702 gene encoding lipase member H, whose translation is MQLPVATVGLVSILFLAVNPRIGAAAQKKETNNVFNTTSCLEKPYRCPHPRIKFYLYTRRTQQNPELIDVLDPESLYYTHWNPTHPVKIVIHGFGGGRNLSPSPDMRKAYFTRGNYNIIIVDYGTAVTEPCLSQIEWAPRFGSLCVSQLVRYIAQHPRGVPPDDLHLIGYSVGAHIAGLVANYLGPGEGKLGRITGLDPTIFFYGGSNNSRDLDPSDAHFVDIIHTGAGILGQWNPGGHADFYVNGGTSQPGCASSTIFQTLACDHTKVTPYFIESINSERGFWAGPCPTLISYLLGWCEPKDSDYVLMGEHVTKAARGVYYVTTNSKPPYARGFPGKNRRTAKTSEYSGVRRK